In the Thermoanaerobaculia bacterium genome, one interval contains:
- a CDS encoding glycosyltransferase family 2 protein — protein sequence MKTPDGRPGRDPYALSGEPPARADVSAVVVNRDGGLALEQCLESLVAQRGAAIEILVVDNASAPSEARAIRERFPSVRVVSLSANLGFAGGANEGIARTSADLVLIVNNDARLAPDYAARLAARMSCDDRLAGAQGAVLREDGRTIDTAGLSWNARGEAVPLWAGEDRFTATIEAIEVPGVSATAAMYRRAALLDVSAGGRVFDDAFFAYYEDVDLALRLSRRGWRFALDPEAIAFHRGSMTGGRTPWKKALWIARNRWRTLIKNFDRAFLRRRLRDLLRADLAHARALGAAGWLLPVIVWPAAAWNALSSRQDASLLTGFPAALPGVPMNNRP from the coding sequence ATGAAGACGCCCGACGGGCGACCCGGCCGGGACCCGTACGCCCTCTCCGGCGAGCCCCCCGCGCGCGCGGACGTCTCCGCCGTCGTCGTGAACCGCGACGGCGGGCTCGCTCTCGAGCAATGCCTCGAGTCGCTCGTGGCCCAGCGCGGCGCCGCGATCGAGATCCTCGTCGTCGACAACGCGTCCGCGCCTTCCGAAGCGCGCGCGATCCGGGAGCGGTTCCCGTCGGTGCGCGTCGTTTCGCTGAGCGCCAACCTGGGCTTCGCCGGGGGCGCGAACGAGGGGATCGCGCGCACGTCCGCGGACCTCGTCCTCATCGTCAACAACGACGCCCGCCTGGCGCCCGACTACGCCGCGCGCCTCGCGGCCCGGATGTCGTGCGACGACCGCCTCGCGGGCGCGCAGGGCGCCGTGCTGCGCGAGGACGGGCGGACGATCGACACGGCGGGCCTCTCCTGGAACGCGCGCGGCGAGGCCGTCCCGCTCTGGGCCGGCGAGGACCGCTTCACGGCGACGATCGAGGCGATCGAGGTGCCGGGCGTGTCCGCGACCGCGGCGATGTACCGGCGCGCGGCGCTGCTCGACGTCTCGGCGGGGGGGCGCGTCTTCGACGACGCGTTCTTCGCCTACTACGAGGACGTCGATCTCGCCCTTCGCCTCTCCCGCCGCGGATGGCGCTTCGCGCTCGACCCCGAGGCGATCGCTTTCCATCGCGGCTCGATGACCGGCGGCCGGACGCCGTGGAAGAAGGCGCTCTGGATCGCGCGCAACCGCTGGCGCACGCTGATCAAGAACTTCGACCGCGCCTTCCTCCGGCGGCGGCTCCGCGACCTCCTCCGCGCGGACCTCGCGCACGCACGGGCGCTCGGAGCCGCGGGGTGGCTCCTTCCGGTCATCGTCTGGCCGGCGGCCGCGTGGAACGCGCTCTCGTCGCGGCAGGACGCATCGCTCCTGACGGGTTTTCCCGCGGCGCTGCCGGGCGTCCCGATGAATAATCGTCCCTGA
- a CDS encoding glycosyltransferase, with amino-acid sequence MISILVVSWNSGADLEDCVGSLAAARARSSVSAELVVVDNRSDLPPGEEIRRLWPDVRLAVLSENIGFGPAVNHAAAHARGEVLLLVNPDARASGDPFAAITAAFDAHPDWVAVAPRLWDASGDASQGGGEERQETFQLRRLPTLRQAFRELLLIDRAFPGNRGRVRDRYLDRDRSTSFEVEQPAAAVLAIRTDAFRASGGFDPRFVPAWWEDVDLCARLRSLGKIVYFPDAVFAHAGGAAMHRLGYDRFLPVYYRNAIAYWRKHRGRAAVVVFRGLVAAGMVLRAILLPFRRNPPRPRRESFRAYRRAFRMALS; translated from the coding sequence TTGATCTCGATCCTCGTCGTCTCCTGGAACTCGGGCGCGGATCTCGAGGACTGCGTCGGCAGCCTCGCGGCCGCCCGCGCGCGATCGTCCGTTTCGGCCGAGCTCGTCGTCGTCGACAACCGCTCCGACCTTCCCCCCGGAGAGGAGATCCGGCGCCTCTGGCCCGACGTCCGCCTCGCCGTCCTTTCGGAAAACATCGGATTCGGGCCGGCCGTCAACCACGCGGCGGCGCACGCCCGCGGCGAGGTTCTCCTGCTCGTCAATCCCGACGCCCGCGCGAGCGGCGATCCCTTTGCAGCGATCACGGCGGCGTTCGACGCGCATCCCGACTGGGTCGCGGTCGCCCCGCGCCTATGGGACGCATCGGGCGATGCGTCCCAGGGAGGGGGAGAAGAGAGGCAGGAGACGTTCCAACTGCGCCGATTGCCGACGCTTCGCCAGGCCTTTCGCGAGCTGCTCCTGATCGACCGCGCCTTTCCCGGAAACCGCGGACGCGTCCGCGACCGCTACCTCGACCGGGACCGAAGCACCTCCTTCGAGGTCGAGCAGCCGGCCGCCGCGGTGCTGGCGATTCGTACGGACGCCTTCCGCGCGTCCGGCGGCTTCGACCCCCGGTTCGTGCCGGCCTGGTGGGAGGACGTCGACCTCTGCGCGCGGCTCCGCTCACTCGGAAAGATCGTGTATTTCCCGGATGCGGTCTTCGCGCACGCGGGAGGCGCGGCGATGCACCGCCTCGGATACGACCGTTTCCTTCCCGTCTACTACCGCAACGCGATCGCGTACTGGCGCAAGCACCGCGGTCGCGCCGCGGTCGTCGTCTTCCGCGGACTCGTCGCGGCGGGAATGGTTCTTCGCGCGATCCTCCTCCCCTTCCGCAGAAATCCGCCGCGTCCGCGCCGCGAGTCGTTCCGGGCCTACCGGCGGGCGTTCCGGATGGCGCTCTCGTGA